Proteins from a single region of Demequina sp. NBRC 110054:
- a CDS encoding MarR family winged helix-turn-helix transcriptional regulator has product MTETEATAKSGRTAVQADLADLAAAVLVLARRLHAAEQRAEGLVPLGGVEVLVMQHVDRHPGVSPSALAVAIGLKPSNASAAIRALEEKGLVERRKAEDDARCVELWATARAAENLASLRAHWRDLLAPHVDDLDSAASAAEFLERIDEALTGPPS; this is encoded by the coding sequence ATGACCGAGACGGAGGCGACGGCGAAGTCCGGCCGGACGGCGGTGCAGGCCGATCTCGCCGACCTGGCTGCCGCAGTGCTCGTGCTCGCGCGGCGCCTGCACGCTGCCGAGCAGCGCGCGGAGGGGCTCGTGCCGCTGGGCGGTGTCGAAGTGCTCGTGATGCAACATGTGGACCGACACCCCGGGGTCTCGCCTTCTGCTCTCGCAGTGGCGATCGGACTCAAGCCGAGCAATGCGAGTGCCGCCATCAGGGCTCTTGAGGAGAAGGGCCTGGTCGAGAGGCGCAAGGCGGAGGACGATGCGCGGTGCGTCGAGTTGTGGGCGACCGCGCGAGCGGCGGAGAACCTCGCGTCGCTGCGTGCGCACTGGAGGGATCTGCTTGCGCCTCATGTCGACGATCTGGACTCCGCAGCGAGCGCTGCCGAGTTCCTCGAGCGAATCGATGAGGCCCTGACGGGGCCCCCTTCCTGA
- a CDS encoding multidrug effflux MFS transporter — MYYSYDFITLGGTMTDTTTRASTRTQTSQRPSKAVGTAMLGALALLAAVSPLATDLYLPAFPDMASDLATTSAGVQLSLTAFMIGAGVGQVVFGPLSDRVGRRVPLLVGTVVFLLASVGAALAPTIGILIALRVLQGLGGAAGMVIGRAVIADRAHGAEAVKAQTLMMLVGGVAPVVAPLLGSFLADAIGWRGLLSVLAVFGLACVVAVVTLVPETRTVEARRAELTVWQETRVGLSALRNRAYLGHTAAFAFAFATMMAYISASPFIYQDLIGLGTVQYGLAFGLNALLLMATSAVAANLTGKVHTRRLAAVGLGITLVAVITLTVVASSSAPAWTLMIPVAFAIAPLGLVFGSTTALALDSAPEAPGMASAALGLGQFALAGLVAPLVSLGGEDTAVPMALVMLVSAAIASIALRLAGRGADTLDG, encoded by the coding sequence TTGTACTATAGTTATGACTTCATAACCTTGGGAGGGACCATGACCGACACGACGACGCGCGCCTCCACACGCACCCAGACATCCCAGCGCCCCAGCAAGGCCGTCGGCACCGCGATGCTCGGCGCGCTCGCGCTCCTCGCCGCGGTGTCGCCGCTCGCAACCGACCTATACCTGCCCGCGTTCCCCGACATGGCGTCGGACCTCGCCACCACGAGCGCGGGCGTGCAGCTGTCACTCACGGCATTCATGATCGGAGCGGGCGTCGGCCAGGTGGTCTTCGGGCCGCTGTCGGACCGCGTGGGCCGGCGCGTACCGCTCCTGGTCGGCACAGTCGTCTTTCTCCTCGCCTCGGTCGGGGCCGCACTCGCCCCCACGATCGGCATCCTCATCGCGCTGCGCGTCCTGCAGGGCCTCGGTGGCGCCGCAGGCATGGTGATCGGCCGCGCCGTCATCGCCGACCGCGCGCACGGCGCGGAGGCCGTGAAGGCTCAGACCCTCATGATGCTCGTCGGCGGCGTCGCCCCTGTCGTCGCTCCCCTGCTGGGCTCGTTCCTCGCCGACGCCATCGGCTGGAGGGGGCTGCTGTCCGTGCTCGCGGTCTTCGGGCTCGCATGCGTCGTCGCGGTCGTCACGCTCGTGCCCGAGACGCGCACCGTCGAGGCACGCCGCGCGGAGCTCACGGTGTGGCAGGAGACCCGAGTGGGGCTGTCCGCGCTGCGCAACCGCGCGTACCTCGGCCACACCGCTGCCTTCGCGTTCGCGTTCGCAACGATGATGGCGTACATCTCGGCCTCGCCGTTCATCTATCAGGACCTCATCGGCCTGGGCACGGTCCAGTACGGCCTGGCGTTCGGGCTCAACGCGCTGCTCCTCATGGCGACGAGCGCCGTCGCTGCCAACCTGACGGGCAAGGTGCACACGCGCCGACTCGCCGCTGTCGGCCTAGGTATCACGCTCGTCGCAGTCATCACACTGACGGTCGTCGCGTCGTCCTCGGCGCCCGCCTGGACGCTCATGATCCCCGTCGCTTTCGCGATCGCGCCGCTCGGGCTGGTCTTCGGCTCGACGACCGCGCTCGCTCTCGACTCGGCGCCCGAGGCGCCCGGCATGGCCTCCGCCGCGCTCGGCCTCGGACAGTTCGCGCTCGCAGGACTCGTCGCCCCTCTCGTCAGCCTGGGCGGAGAAGACACGGCCGTGCCCATGGCCCTCGTCATGCTCGTGTCCGCAGCCATCGCGAGCATCGCGCTGCGCCTGGCCGGTCGCGGAGCGGATACCCTCGACGGGTGA
- a CDS encoding HAD-IIB family hydrolase: MTSSAVSAPKAVFLDIDGTYADRGTVPPEHRDAVRAAREAGHKVFLCTGRPLSLIFPQMLEAGFDGIVAAAGAHVTVGGTVLQDLRFPRDLASRTLAVLDAHHGVYWLETPDATYAHQFAVDTVDDHMPDHLKRADEHGKARAQVLSHLTIVDDLHQVSIGKVTVMHADIPLAEVAAQVGPDLGVIESSIPGMGDRAGELYMAQVHKATGIEAVIAHLGMSREDVIAFGDGPNDIEMVEFAGVGVAIEGSRDELLAVADRTCPGPEQAGLASAFAELGLIPR; this comes from the coding sequence GTGACCAGTAGCGCAGTCTCCGCACCCAAGGCCGTCTTCCTCGATATCGACGGCACGTACGCCGACCGAGGGACGGTGCCTCCCGAGCATCGCGACGCGGTGAGGGCGGCCCGCGAGGCCGGGCACAAGGTCTTCCTGTGCACCGGGCGGCCCCTGTCCCTGATCTTCCCGCAGATGCTCGAGGCGGGCTTCGACGGGATCGTCGCTGCCGCGGGCGCCCACGTCACGGTCGGCGGCACGGTGCTGCAGGACCTGCGGTTCCCCAGGGACCTCGCGTCGCGAACCCTCGCGGTGCTCGACGCGCACCATGGGGTCTACTGGCTCGAGACACCCGACGCCACGTATGCGCACCAGTTCGCGGTCGACACGGTCGACGACCACATGCCCGACCACCTGAAGAGGGCCGACGAGCACGGCAAGGCGCGCGCCCAGGTGCTCAGCCACCTCACGATCGTCGACGACCTCCACCAGGTGAGCATCGGCAAGGTCACGGTCATGCACGCCGACATCCCGCTCGCGGAGGTCGCCGCCCAGGTCGGCCCGGATCTCGGCGTGATCGAGAGCTCGATCCCCGGGATGGGTGACCGTGCCGGCGAGCTCTACATGGCTCAGGTGCACAAGGCCACCGGCATCGAGGCGGTGATCGCCCACCTGGGGATGAGCCGCGAGGACGTGATCGCGTTCGGCGACGGCCCGAACGACATCGAGATGGTCGAGTTCGCGGGCGTCGGCGTTGCGATCGAGGGTTCGCGGGACGAGCTCCTCGCGGTTGCCGATCGCACGTGCCCCGGCCCGGAGCAGGCGGGCCTCGCGTCCGCGTTCGCCGAGCTGGGACTCATCCCCCGCTGA
- a CDS encoding aldose 1-epimerase family protein: protein MTPKSGQQVTLSHGDQVATIAAVGAALREYKVGGRDVVVPFDADEIPPAFNGMVLAPWPNRLQDGVYTFGGEELQVPVSEPDRGTALHGLACWERWEVDSVSPSSVTMALELPASPGYPFQLTLTTAYSLSDAGLTITTTARNEGDVPLPYGVGFHPWFAPGEGSLDECAIQLTAASNVTVDERLLPTGEVPVDGKFDIREATSLDGVSFDDAWVDPILDAEGRSWCRLTAGDGAVTEIWADSEATAWQICTGDFPSIDRAGVAIEPMSCIADAFRTGERLITLAPGESHSLTWGMRLS, encoded by the coding sequence ATGACACCCAAGTCCGGTCAGCAGGTGACCCTCTCCCACGGCGACCAGGTCGCCACCATCGCCGCCGTCGGCGCGGCCCTCCGCGAGTACAAGGTCGGTGGGCGCGACGTCGTCGTCCCGTTCGACGCCGACGAGATCCCGCCCGCCTTCAACGGCATGGTCCTCGCGCCGTGGCCCAACCGCCTCCAGGACGGCGTCTACACGTTCGGCGGCGAGGAGCTTCAGGTCCCGGTCTCCGAGCCCGACCGCGGCACCGCGCTGCACGGCCTCGCGTGCTGGGAGCGCTGGGAGGTCGACAGCGTGAGCCCCAGCTCCGTGACGATGGCGCTCGAGCTGCCGGCGAGCCCCGGCTACCCGTTCCAGCTCACGCTGACCACGGCGTACTCGCTGTCGGACGCGGGGCTCACCATCACGACGACCGCACGCAACGAGGGCGACGTACCGCTCCCCTACGGCGTCGGCTTCCACCCGTGGTTCGCCCCCGGCGAGGGCTCCCTCGACGAGTGCGCGATCCAGCTCACCGCCGCGTCGAACGTCACCGTCGACGAGCGCCTGCTGCCCACGGGTGAGGTGCCGGTCGACGGCAAGTTCGACATCCGCGAGGCCACGAGCCTCGACGGGGTGTCGTTCGACGACGCATGGGTCGACCCGATCCTCGACGCCGAGGGCCGCTCGTGGTGCCGCCTCACGGCCGGCGACGGCGCGGTCACCGAGATCTGGGCGGATTCTGAGGCGACCGCCTGGCAGATCTGCACCGGCGACTTCCCGTCGATCGACCGCGCGGGCGTCGCGATCGAGCCGATGTCCTGCATCGCGGATGCCTTCCGCACCGGCGAGCGCCTCATCACGCTCGCGCCGGGCGAGTCCCACTCGCTCACGTGGGGCATGCGCCTCAGCTGA